A genomic region of Rheinheimera sp. MMS21-TC3 contains the following coding sequences:
- a CDS encoding DEAD/DEAH box helicase: MSDSMSFAQLKLPEPLIRAVTELGYETPSPIQAAAIPKLLAGEDVLGQAQTGTGKTGAFALPLLARLDPSQNDPQILVLAPTRELAIQVAEAFQAYARYMPAFHVLPLYGGQSYTNQLKSLKRGSQVIVGTPGRILDHLDRGTLKLDKLRAIVLDEADEMLRMGFIDDVQTIMDATPAGRQVAMFSATMPSQIRAIAQKHLKNAEEIKIASKTSTVERISQRYVMLDANQKLDALTRLLEGEEYDASIIFVRTKSATEEIAEKLGARGYAVSCLNGDMNQVNREQTIRRLKNNQIDIIVATDVAARGLDVERISLVVNYDIPYDSEAYVHRIGRTGRAGREGKAVLFVSPRERRLLRTIEHATKQPIEQMSLPTGQIIEQRRIKSFRAQLAKTVENQDLSFFQGLINEWREQIDTTDIDLAAALLFLAQKEQPLNVANKFPELREPHARAERDSRGRNDRSRDRGERPDRGPRQRREMKGDFNTYRIEVGKEHGVRAGDIVGAIANEASIDSQFIGNIKLFDQFSTVELPANIPTEVFQHLKKVYVRKQKLNISVDNNSAASAPSNDRRPSNSGPRPGAAPRAPRKPRD, from the coding sequence ATGTCAGACTCTATGTCTTTTGCCCAACTAAAGTTACCAGAGCCGCTAATTCGAGCTGTAACTGAATTGGGTTATGAAACTCCGTCGCCAATTCAAGCGGCTGCAATCCCAAAACTTTTAGCTGGGGAAGATGTGTTAGGCCAAGCTCAAACTGGTACTGGTAAAACAGGTGCCTTTGCTTTGCCATTATTAGCTCGGTTAGATCCGAGTCAAAATGATCCACAAATTTTAGTATTAGCACCTACACGTGAATTAGCTATTCAAGTTGCCGAAGCTTTCCAAGCTTACGCGCGTTATATGCCAGCTTTTCATGTTTTACCATTATATGGTGGTCAAAGTTATACTAACCAACTTAAATCACTTAAGCGCGGTTCGCAAGTAATTGTTGGTACGCCAGGCCGTATTCTTGATCACCTTGACCGCGGTACGCTTAAATTAGATAAACTACGCGCTATTGTATTAGATGAAGCTGACGAAATGTTACGTATGGGCTTTATTGATGACGTGCAAACTATTATGGATGCTACGCCAGCTGGTCGTCAGGTAGCTATGTTTTCAGCAACCATGCCATCGCAAATACGGGCTATTGCTCAAAAACATTTAAAAAATGCAGAAGAAATTAAAATAGCTTCTAAAACCAGTACCGTTGAGCGAATTTCGCAGCGCTATGTAATGTTAGATGCTAACCAAAAGCTAGATGCTTTAACTCGTTTATTAGAAGGCGAAGAATATGATGCTAGCATTATATTTGTTCGCACTAAGAGTGCGACTGAAGAAATTGCTGAAAAACTGGGTGCTCGTGGTTATGCAGTATCTTGTTTAAATGGTGATATGAATCAAGTGAATAGAGAACAAACTATTCGTCGTCTAAAAAATAATCAGATTGATATAATAGTTGCTACCGATGTAGCTGCTCGTGGTTTAGACGTTGAGCGTATTAGTTTAGTTGTAAACTACGATATACCTTATGATAGTGAAGCTTATGTACACCGTATTGGTCGTACTGGCCGTGCTGGTCGTGAAGGTAAAGCAGTATTGTTTGTATCACCTCGTGAGCGTCGTTTATTGCGCACTATTGAGCATGCTACTAAGCAACCAATAGAGCAAATGTCGTTACCTACAGGTCAGATTATTGAACAGCGTCGGATTAAATCATTCCGCGCTCAACTAGCAAAAACTGTAGAAAATCAGGATTTAAGTTTTTTCCAAGGCTTAATTAATGAGTGGCGTGAACAAATTGATACTACTGATATTGATTTAGCGGCTGCTTTGTTATTTTTAGCTCAAAAAGAGCAACCTTTAAATGTAGCAAATAAATTCCCTGAGTTACGTGAACCGCATGCCCGTGCTGAGCGCGATTCACGTGGTCGTAATGATCGTTCACGGGATAGAGGTGAGCGTCCAGATCGTGGGCCGCGCCAACGTCGTGAAATGAAAGGTGATTTTAATACCTATCGCATAGAAGTAGGTAAAGAGCATGGTGTTCGTGCTGGTGATATTGTTGGTGCTATAGCTAATGAAGCCAGTATTGATAGCCAGTTTATTGGTAATATTAAATTATTTGATCAATTTAGTACCGTTGAATTACCAGCAAATATACCTACAGAAGTATTTCAGCACTTGAAAAAGGTTTATGTACGCAAGCAAAAACTAAATATCAGCGTAGATAACAACAGTGCTGCTAGTGCGCCTAGTAATGATCGTCGCCCTAGCAACTCTGGTCCACGGCCAGGTGCTGCACCTCGTGCACCGCGTAAACCTCGCGATTAA
- a CDS encoding ParB/RepB/Spo0J family partition protein produces the protein MSAKKRGLGRGLDALLTSNKTSAGQKQQAETSKLHTLPVEFLSRGKYQPRKDMSQEALEDLASSIRAQGVIQPIIVRPIAKDRYEIIAGERRWRAAQLAQLAEVPCIIKDVPDEAAVAIALIENIQREDLNAMEEAIALDRLLTEFSLTHQQVADAVGKSRTSVTNLLRLNQLNDDVKLLLEHGDIEMGHARALLALIDEQQSDAARLVAAKQLTVRETENLVRRILEPKAKAADKPRDADVIALEQRLSERFAAPVQVLYNKKGKGNLVISYSSLDELDGIINKLELEQE, from the coding sequence ATGTCAGCAAAAAAGCGTGGTTTAGGACGTGGTTTAGATGCGTTATTAACATCAAACAAAACATCTGCAGGTCAAAAACAACAAGCTGAAACCAGTAAACTGCATACTTTACCTGTTGAATTCTTATCACGCGGTAAATATCAACCGCGTAAAGATATGTCACAAGAAGCATTAGAAGACTTAGCTAGTTCTATTCGCGCTCAAGGTGTTATTCAACCTATTATTGTTCGACCTATAGCTAAAGATAGATATGAAATTATTGCCGGCGAACGTCGTTGGCGAGCCGCGCAACTTGCTCAACTAGCAGAAGTACCTTGTATTATTAAAGATGTGCCAGATGAAGCCGCTGTTGCTATTGCTTTAATCGAAAATATTCAACGTGAAGATCTTAATGCTATGGAAGAAGCTATAGCATTAGATCGCTTATTAACCGAATTTAGCTTAACCCACCAACAAGTTGCTGATGCTGTAGGCAAATCTAGAACCTCAGTAACTAATCTATTGCGCTTAAATCAATTAAATGATGATGTAAAATTATTACTAGAACATGGCGATATTGAAATGGGCCATGCCAGAGCTTTATTAGCTTTAATAGACGAACAACAAAGTGATGCTGCGCGTTTAGTAGCAGCTAAACAATTAACTGTACGTGAAACAGAAAATTTAGTTCGTCGTATATTAGAACCAAAAGCTAAAGCAGCAGATAAGCCACGTGATGCCGATGTTATTGCTTTAGAGCAACGTTTAAGTGAACGCTTTGCTGCGCCTGTACAAGTTTTATACAATAAAAAAGGCAAAGGAAATCTAGTTATTAGCTATAGCAGCTTAGACGAGTTAGATGGCATTATTAATAAGTTAGAATTAGAACAAGAATAA
- a CDS encoding ParA family protein, translating to MAKVIAIANQKGGVGKTTTAINLAASLAATKRKVLLIDLDPQGNATMGSGVDKYQVEATAYELLVDEKPLSEVVIKETSGGYHLIAANSDVTAAEVRLMDVFARELRLRNALKDYRNSYDFIFIDCPPSLNMLTVNAMAAADTVLVPMQCEYFALEGLTALVDTINKLAAVVNEDLKIEGILRTMYDPRNRLANDVSEQLKQHFGDKVYRAVIPRNVRLAEAPSFGTPVMYYDKNSTGAKAYLALAGEILRRADKKQLTSLP from the coding sequence GTGGCCAAAGTGATAGCAATAGCTAACCAGAAAGGTGGTGTTGGTAAAACAACAACAGCAATCAATCTGGCTGCATCACTGGCGGCAACTAAACGAAAAGTATTGTTAATTGATCTTGACCCGCAAGGTAATGCCACTATGGGCAGCGGTGTAGATAAATACCAAGTAGAAGCAACAGCTTATGAGTTACTAGTAGATGAAAAACCACTTTCAGAAGTAGTAATTAAAGAAACATCAGGTGGTTATCATTTAATTGCCGCTAACTCAGATGTAACCGCTGCTGAAGTTCGTCTTATGGATGTTTTTGCTCGTGAACTGCGTTTACGCAATGCTTTAAAAGATTATCGCAATAGCTATGACTTTATTTTTATCGACTGTCCCCCTTCATTAAACATGTTAACTGTCAATGCAATGGCAGCAGCTGATACTGTCTTAGTTCCCATGCAATGTGAATATTTTGCTCTAGAAGGGTTAACAGCCCTAGTTGATACCATTAATAAATTAGCTGCAGTGGTAAATGAGGATCTTAAAATTGAAGGTATTTTAAGAACCATGTACGATCCACGAAATCGCTTAGCTAATGACGTATCGGAACAATTAAAACAGCATTTTGGTGATAAAGTTTATCGTGCTGTTATCCCACGTAATGTGCGATTAGCAGAAGCGCCTAGTTTTGGTACTCCTGTAATGTATTACGATAAAAACTCAACAGGTGCGAAAGCTTATCTGGCACTAGCAGGTGAAATTTTACGCCGGGCAGATAAAAAGCAGTTAACCTCATTACCTTAA
- the rsmG gene encoding 16S rRNA (guanine(527)-N(7))-methyltransferase RsmG, whose translation MISQLRKLVSETTLTLSDHQLAQCIAYIELLHKWNSTYNLTSIRDPNEMLIKHVMDSLVIAPHLIGNHFIDVGTGPGLPGVLLAIYYPEKSFTLLDSLGKRIRFLNQVKLQLGLSNIQPVQSRVELHQPEHGYDGVISRAFASINDMLSWCKHLPNKKGAFFAMKGAAVQEEIAALPNFVKVVAIKSLTVPQLHAERHLVILTHS comes from the coding sequence ATGATTTCTCAGCTACGTAAATTAGTATCTGAAACGACATTAACGCTATCCGATCATCAATTAGCGCAATGTATTGCTTATATAGAATTATTACACAAATGGAATAGTACCTATAACCTAACATCAATACGTGACCCTAATGAAATGCTAATTAAACATGTTATGGATAGTTTAGTAATTGCACCGCATTTAATAGGTAATCATTTTATAGATGTTGGTACAGGACCAGGCTTACCAGGCGTTTTATTAGCTATTTATTATCCTGAAAAAAGTTTTACCTTATTAGACAGCTTAGGTAAAAGGATCCGGTTTTTAAACCAAGTAAAATTACAGCTTGGCTTAAGCAATATTCAACCCGTACAAAGCCGAGTAGAATTACATCAGCCCGAACATGGTTATGATGGTGTTATTAGCCGCGCTTTTGCCTCTATTAATGATATGCTTAGCTGGTGTAAGCATTTACCTAATAAAAAAGGCGCATTTTTTGCCATGAAAGGTGCTGCTGTACAAGAAGAAATTGCAGCTTTGCCTAATTTTGTTAAAGTAGTGGCAATAAAAAGTTTAACAGTGCCACAGTTGCACGCTGAACGACATTTAGTAATACTAACTCACAGCTAA
- a CDS encoding YbhB/YbcL family Raf kinase inhibitor-like protein, with protein sequence MSNSKFSLTSPNLKEGHFMAKEQEFDGFGCSGSNISPELTWHNAPEGTKSFAVTVFDPDAPTSSGFWHWLVTDIPASATGLAKGAGKGSLPPGCRSFANDYGSKDFGGACPPEGHGMHRYQFTVWALPEETLPAADDASAAVVSFMLNAMSLAKVTLTATYAR encoded by the coding sequence ATGAGCAATTCTAAATTTAGTCTTACTAGCCCTAATCTGAAAGAAGGCCACTTTATGGCTAAAGAGCAAGAGTTTGATGGTTTTGGTTGCAGCGGTAGCAATATTTCACCAGAGCTAACTTGGCATAATGCCCCTGAGGGTACAAAAAGTTTTGCTGTTACTGTGTTTGACCCTGATGCGCCAACTAGCTCGGGTTTTTGGCATTGGTTAGTTACTGATATTCCGGCTTCTGCAACAGGTTTAGCTAAAGGTGCAGGTAAGGGCAGTTTACCGCCAGGTTGTCGTAGTTTTGCTAATGATTATGGCAGTAAAGATTTCGGTGGGGCTTGTCCGCCTGAAGGCCATGGTATGCACCGTTACCAGTTTACTGTTTGGGCCTTACCGGAAGAAACCTTGCCGGCCGCTGATGATGCCAGCGCCGCAGTTGTTAGCTTTATGCTCAATGCTATGTCGTTAGCTAAGGTGACGTTAACAGCTACTTATGCTCGTTAG
- the mnmG gene encoding tRNA uridine-5-carboxymethylaminomethyl(34) synthesis enzyme MnmG has product MLYHEIFDVIVVGGGHAGTEAALASARMGLNTLLLTHNLETLGQMSCNPAIGGIGKGHLVKEIDALGGAMAIAADKGGIQFRTLNASKGPAVRATRAQADRQLYRQAVRQILENQPNLRIFQQSCDDLVVENDQVTGVVTQMGLTFKAKSVVLTVGTFLGGQIHIGLQSSSGGRAGDPPSIALAKRLRELPFRVDRLKTGTPPRIDARTIDFTKMQQQPGDNPTPVFSFLGTQKDHPTQIPCYITYTNEKTHQAIRDNLHRSPMYSGVIEGIGPRYCPSIEDKITRFADKDKHQIFIEPEGLTTHEVYPNGISTSLPFDVQLEIVRSITGMENAHITRPGYAIEYDYFDPRDLKSSLETKFIKGLFFAGQINGTTGYEEAGAQGLLAGLNAGLFAQEKDSWSPRRDNAYIGVLVDDLITMGTKEPYRMFTSRAEYRLMLREDNADARLTEKGRELGLVDDVRWAAFNHKMEQIAQERQRLKQSWVHPKHAALAKINALVKTPLSKEASLEELVRRPEINYADLMQITDIGPGLTDPIAAEQVEIQIKYEGYISRQQDEINKQQRNENSLLPNNFDYQSVKGLSNEVIAKLNQTQPETVGQASRISGVTPAAISLLLVYLKKQGLLRKSA; this is encoded by the coding sequence ATGCTCTACCATGAAATTTTTGATGTCATTGTTGTTGGTGGTGGCCATGCAGGCACTGAAGCAGCATTAGCTTCTGCACGAATGGGATTAAATACATTACTACTAACCCATAATCTAGAAACTTTAGGACAAATGTCCTGTAACCCAGCTATTGGTGGCATTGGCAAAGGTCATCTAGTAAAAGAAATAGATGCATTAGGTGGCGCTATGGCTATAGCTGCCGACAAAGGCGGTATCCAATTTAGAACACTAAATGCATCAAAAGGCCCAGCGGTAAGAGCCACTAGAGCTCAAGCTGATAGACAATTGTATCGGCAAGCTGTACGGCAAATACTTGAAAATCAACCTAATCTTCGTATATTTCAACAATCTTGTGATGATTTAGTTGTAGAAAACGATCAAGTCACCGGTGTTGTTACTCAAATGGGTTTAACTTTTAAAGCAAAATCAGTAGTGTTAACGGTAGGTACTTTTTTAGGTGGTCAAATTCATATTGGTCTGCAAAGTAGTTCAGGCGGTAGAGCAGGTGATCCACCATCCATAGCTTTAGCTAAACGTTTAAGAGAATTACCTTTTAGAGTTGATCGCTTAAAAACAGGTACACCACCTAGAATAGATGCTAGAACTATTGATTTTACTAAAATGCAGCAACAACCAGGTGATAATCCTACGCCAGTATTTTCATTTTTAGGCACACAAAAAGATCACCCTACTCAGATCCCGTGTTATATCACTTACACTAATGAAAAAACCCATCAAGCCATACGTGATAATTTACATAGATCACCCATGTATTCAGGCGTTATTGAAGGTATAGGCCCTCGCTATTGCCCTTCAATTGAAGATAAGATCACACGCTTTGCTGATAAAGATAAACACCAGATCTTTATAGAACCAGAAGGCTTAACTACCCATGAAGTTTATCCAAATGGCATATCAACCAGTTTACCTTTTGACGTTCAATTAGAAATTGTCCGTTCTATTACAGGTATGGAAAATGCCCATATCACCCGACCTGGCTATGCTATTGAATACGATTACTTTGATCCTAGAGATTTAAAAAGCAGTTTAGAAACTAAATTTATTAAAGGCTTATTTTTTGCAGGTCAGATAAACGGCACTACCGGATACGAAGAAGCTGGTGCCCAAGGCTTGTTAGCAGGATTAAATGCTGGTTTATTTGCTCAAGAAAAAGATAGTTGGTCACCAAGACGAGATAATGCCTATATAGGCGTTTTAGTTGATGATCTTATTACAATGGGTACAAAAGAACCCTACCGTATGTTTACAAGCCGTGCTGAATATCGCTTAATGCTACGCGAAGATAATGCTGATGCAAGATTAACAGAAAAAGGCCGCGAATTAGGCTTAGTAGACGATGTTCGTTGGGCAGCTTTTAACCATAAAATGGAACAAATAGCTCAAGAGCGGCAACGACTAAAACAAAGTTGGGTTCATCCAAAACATGCTGCTTTAGCAAAAATTAATGCTTTAGTTAAAACACCTTTAAGCAAAGAAGCCAGTTTAGAAGAGTTAGTTCGTCGTCCTGAAATTAATTATGCTGACTTAATGCAAATAACAGATATAGGCCCTGGTTTAACAGATCCAATTGCAGCTGAACAAGTTGAAATTCAAATAAAATATGAAGGCTATATTTCACGGCAACAAGATGAAATAAATAAACAACAACGTAATGAAAATTCATTACTACCAAATAACTTTGATTATCAATCAGTTAAAGGTTTATCAAACGAAGTTATAGCTAAGCTCAATCAAACTCAACCAGAAACAGTAGGTCAAGCTTCACGGATCTCAGGTGTAACACCAGCGGCAATTTCTTTACTATTGGTGTACTTAAAAAAACAAGGTTTATTGCGTAAATCGGCTTAA
- a CDS encoding type II toxin-antitoxin system RelE/ParE family toxin: MAVEFRDIWLEAFYDEDQSHKKIPSTIEGALFRKIQILDAATQESDLRIPPGNRFEHLQGNLSGWCSIRVNKQYRLIFRWEDGTAQDTYLDPHVYKG; this comes from the coding sequence ATGGCGGTTGAATTCAGGGATATATGGCTGGAGGCGTTCTACGACGAAGACCAAAGCCACAAGAAAATACCCAGCACTATTGAAGGCGCTCTGTTCAGAAAGATTCAGATTCTGGATGCTGCGACGCAGGAGTCAGACTTGAGGATTCCGCCGGGTAACCGTTTTGAACATTTGCAAGGAAACCTGTCTGGATGGTGTTCTATTCGGGTTAACAAGCAGTATCGCCTGATTTTTCGCTGGGAAGATGGCACCGCCCAAGATACATATCTAGACCCGCATGTTTACAAGGGCTAG
- a CDS encoding IS3 family transposase (programmed frameshift) produces MSKRMTESQIVAILKEAEVGMPIKDLCRKYGIGNSTFYKWREKYGGMEASDVRRLKELEEENRRLKQMYADLSLKSQMQEDIIKKLAPVAERKVWARELQVQYDASVVKCCDVVGISRTAYYYEPKLNDDDEIIDALNALIERHHRWGFPKCFKCLRKLGHRWNHKRVYRVYTELKLNLRRKGKKRLPNRNPEPLAAPNALGKSWSMDFMSDSLHNKVRFRTFNVIDDFNREVLGIDIATSMPSLRVIRYLDQLAEWHGYPEKIRVDNGSEFTSEVFVNWAKAHDIMIDYIKPGCPYQNAYIERFNRTYRDDVLDCYIFNNLNEVKQITEDWIELYNNERPHDSLNDMTPFEYRNAA; encoded by the exons ATGAGCAAACGCATGACTGAAAGCCAAATTGTGGCGATTTTGAAAGAAGCTGAAGTCGGCATGCCGATCAAAGACCTCTGCCGTAAGTATGGCATCGGCAATTCAACATTTTATAAGTGGCGCGAAAAATATGGCGGTATGGAAGCGTCCGATGTGCGCCGCTTAAAAGAGCTTGAAGAAGAAAACCGGCGACTCAAACAGATGTATGCTGATTTGAGCCTTAAATCGCAGATGCAAGAAGATATTATAAAAAAG TTAGCACCTGTGGCAGAAAGGAAAGTCTGGGCACGCGAGTTACAGGTGCAGTATGACGCAAGCGTTGTAAAGTGCTGTGATGTAGTCGGCATCAGCCGTACTGCATACTATTACGAGCCGAAATTGAACGATGATGATGAAATCATTGATGCCTTGAATGCGTTAATTGAAAGACATCATCGTTGGGGGTTCCCAAAATGCTTCAAATGCCTTCGTAAGCTAGGCCACCGCTGGAACCACAAGCGTGTTTATCGCGTTTATACTGAGCTAAAACTGAACCTGCGTCGCAAAGGTAAAAAACGATTACCCAACCGCAATCCAGAGCCGTTAGCTGCACCAAATGCACTTGGGAAGTCTTGGTCAATGGACTTTATGAGCGACAGTTTGCACAACAAAGTCAGGTTCCGAACATTTAACGTTATTGATGACTTCAATCGCGAAGTTTTAGGTATCGATATTGCGACCAGCATGCCGTCATTGCGCGTCATACGCTATCTTGACCAACTTGCTGAATGGCACGGTTACCCTGAGAAAATACGGGTTGATAATGGCAGCGAGTTCACTTCAGAAGTGTTTGTAAATTGGGCAAAAGCACACGACATTATGATTGACTACATCAAGCCTGGTTGCCCATACCAGAACGCATACATTGAACGGTTTAACCGAACGTATCGCGACGATGTACTCGACTGCTACATATTCAACAACCTGAACGAAGTGAAGCAAATAACCGAAGATTGGATTGAGCTATATAACAACGAACGACCGCACGACTCACTCAATGACATGACACCATTTGAGTACCGAAATGCGGCGTAA
- a CDS encoding HigA family addiction module antitoxin, with amino-acid sequence MRNTKRRPVTVGQMLVTEFLEPMNIEISELAEAMGVHRNTLSRIAHDKGTLTAPMAIKLAAALGNTPEFWLNIQHAVELWDVRHQAYEQEAKNVRRVKPHELPLKQA; translated from the coding sequence ATGAGGAACACAAAACGTCGTCCAGTGACCGTGGGCCAAATGCTGGTCACCGAATTCCTGGAGCCGATGAACATTGAAATCAGTGAACTCGCCGAAGCAATGGGTGTGCACAGAAATACACTCAGTCGGATTGCGCATGACAAAGGCACGCTGACAGCACCCATGGCAATCAAACTCGCAGCGGCTTTGGGGAATACGCCGGAGTTCTGGCTGAATATTCAGCACGCGGTTGAGTTATGGGATGTTCGTCATCAAGCCTATGAACAAGAAGCTAAGAACGTGAGACGCGTAAAGCCCCACGAGTTACCTCTGAAGCAGGCCTGA
- a CDS encoding O-acetylhomoserine aminocarboxypropyltransferase/cysteine synthase family protein, with amino-acid sequence MKRETIALHHGYQADEQKAAAVPIHQTTSFCFDDAQHAADLFDLKQTGNIYSRIMNPTCHVLEQRLAALEGGIAALAVASGMAAITYAIQTLAEVGDNIISVNQLYGGTYNLFAHTLPRQGITVRFADKDDLTAIEALINDKTKAIFCETIGNPSGGIVDIAALAEVAHRHGVPLIVDNTVATPFLWRPIEHGADIVVHSATKYIGGHGTTIGGVIVDSGKFPWAKHAARFPLLNEPDVSYHGINYAKDVGEAAYIARARVVPLRNMGAALSAQAAWNLLQGLETLALRIERVCENTLKVAQFLQQQPQVSWVNYAGLTEHKDHALAQKYLQGRASGILSFGLKGGREAGTKFYDALKLILRLVNIGDAKSCSAIPAITTHRQLNDDELKQAGVSADLVRLSIGIEHIDDIIADLSQALAAAV; translated from the coding sequence ATGAAACGGGAAACAATCGCTTTACACCACGGTTATCAAGCAGATGAGCAAAAAGCCGCTGCGGTGCCTATTCACCAAACTACCTCTTTTTGTTTTGACGATGCCCAGCATGCGGCTGATTTATTCGATTTAAAACAAACCGGTAATATCTATTCCCGTATTATGAATCCAACTTGTCATGTATTAGAGCAGCGACTTGCTGCCTTAGAAGGTGGTATTGCAGCTCTAGCCGTAGCTTCTGGCATGGCAGCTATAACCTATGCTATTCAAACACTAGCCGAGGTAGGTGATAATATTATTTCGGTTAATCAGTTATATGGTGGCACCTATAACTTATTTGCCCACACCCTACCGCGCCAAGGCATAACAGTACGTTTTGCCGATAAAGATGACTTAACCGCTATAGAAGCCTTAATAAATGATAAAACTAAAGCGATTTTCTGTGAAACTATAGGTAACCCCTCTGGCGGTATTGTTGATATTGCCGCTCTGGCCGAGGTTGCCCATCGGCATGGTGTACCGCTAATTGTTGATAATACAGTCGCCACACCGTTTTTATGGCGGCCCATAGAGCATGGTGCCGATATTGTTGTCCATTCTGCTACTAAATATATTGGTGGCCATGGCACCACTATAGGCGGTGTTATTGTTGACTCAGGTAAGTTTCCTTGGGCCAAACATGCAGCTAGATTCCCGTTGTTAAATGAACCCGATGTCTCTTATCACGGTATTAATTACGCTAAAGACGTTGGTGAAGCAGCTTATATAGCCCGAGCACGCGTAGTGCCGCTGCGAAATATGGGCGCAGCATTATCTGCACAAGCGGCGTGGAATTTACTGCAAGGATTAGAAACCTTAGCCTTACGTATTGAGCGCGTATGTGAAAATACGTTAAAAGTCGCACAGTTTTTACAACAACAGCCACAAGTGAGTTGGGTAAATTATGCAGGCTTAACCGAACATAAAGATCATGCATTAGCTCAGAAATATTTACAAGGCCGTGCTTCGGGTATTTTAAGTTTTGGTTTAAAAGGTGGCCGTGAAGCCGGGACGAAATTTTATGATGCTTTAAAATTAATATTACGCTTAGTCAATATTGGTGATGCCAAGAGTTGCTCAGCCATTCCGGCAATTACTACTCATAGGCAGTTAAATGATGATGAACTTAAACAAGCGGGTGTCTCGGCTGATTTAGTCCGGTTATCGATTGGTATTGAGCATATTGACGATATTATTGCCGATCTAAGTCAAGCCCTGGCCGCTGCGGTATAA
- the trxC gene encoding thioredoxin TrxC — translation MIIACSSCHSLNRVPDERLLQAPVCGKCKSGLFTGKPIELTASNFAAHANKSDLPLVVDFWASWCGPCKNFAPIFDQVAQELEPQFRFGKINTEQQQQLAAQFNIRSIPTLMIFKQGKIIAQQAGAFPKSAFLQWLSSHK, via the coding sequence ATGATTATTGCCTGCTCTAGTTGTCATTCATTGAATCGTGTGCCTGATGAGCGGCTATTACAAGCTCCGGTTTGTGGTAAATGTAAGTCAGGGTTATTTACAGGAAAACCCATTGAATTAACCGCATCAAATTTTGCCGCCCATGCCAATAAATCAGATTTACCTTTAGTGGTAGACTTTTGGGCTAGCTGGTGTGGCCCCTGTAAGAATTTTGCGCCTATTTTTGATCAAGTTGCACAAGAATTAGAGCCACAATTTCGCTTTGGTAAAATTAATACCGAGCAACAGCAGCAATTAGCTGCGCAGTTTAATATTCGCTCTATTCCTACTTTGATGATCTTTAAGCAAGGTAAAATAATAGCGCAGCAAGCGGGTGCATTTCCAAAGTCAGCCTTTTTACAATGGCTATCTAGCCATAAGTAA
- the mioC gene encoding FMN-binding protein MioC — MIDILVGSQMGAAEYVAEQVAETLVQAGYDVHLHLKPELDHLNRYNTWLIITSTYGAGDLPDNIQPFADQLAQDRADLNTLFFAVITLGDSSYDTFCLSGQYLSKLLANKGAQQLLTNLEIDAQQPKLPEEYALSWLQKFINALHK, encoded by the coding sequence ATGATAGACATCCTCGTTGGCAGCCAAATGGGCGCAGCGGAATATGTGGCAGAACAAGTTGCTGAAACACTGGTACAAGCGGGTTATGACGTACATCTACATCTAAAACCCGAATTGGATCATTTAAACAGGTACAATACCTGGTTAATTATCACATCCACCTATGGCGCAGGAGATCTGCCTGATAATATTCAACCCTTTGCGGATCAATTAGCACAAGATCGGGCTGATCTTAACACACTTTTCTTTGCCGTGATCACTTTAGGTGACTCTAGTTATGATACTTTTTGCTTATCTGGTCAATATTTAAGCAAATTATTAGCTAATAAAGGTGCTCAGCAACTATTAACTAACTTAGAGATAGATGCCCAACAACCAAAATTACCCGAAGAATATGCCTTAAGCTGGCTACAAAAATTCATTAACGCATTACATAAATAA